One Pantoea trifolii DNA segment encodes these proteins:
- a CDS encoding SDR family oxidoreductase: MTTEALESFSLDFFGLQGKSAIVTGGNSGLGQAFAVALAKAGANVFIPDLAPANAETRQLIESCGVRAEFMQADITQAGEPARIIAECLERFGRLDILVNNAGICKLNSVLEFDRQDWDPMIQVNLTAAFEMSHQAAKIMVPQKSGKIINICSLFSWLGGQGSPAYAATKHAIAGLTKAYCDELGQHNIQVNGIAPGYYATPITLNTRSNPETNQRVLDHIPANRWGNTQDLMGAMVYLASRASDYVNGHLLVVDGGYRVR, from the coding sequence ATGACGACGGAAGCGCTGGAGAGTTTTTCTCTCGACTTCTTTGGGTTGCAAGGAAAAAGCGCCATTGTCACCGGCGGCAACAGCGGTCTCGGCCAGGCCTTTGCCGTGGCGTTAGCCAAAGCGGGTGCCAACGTGTTTATTCCGGATCTGGCGCCAGCCAATGCCGAAACGCGCCAACTGATTGAAAGTTGTGGCGTTCGGGCGGAGTTCATGCAAGCCGATATCACGCAGGCGGGTGAACCGGCACGCATTATTGCCGAATGTCTGGAACGCTTTGGCCGGCTGGATATTCTGGTGAATAACGCCGGGATCTGTAAGTTAAATTCGGTGCTGGAATTTGATCGTCAGGATTGGGATCCGATGATTCAGGTGAATCTCACCGCAGCATTTGAAATGAGTCATCAGGCGGCAAAAATAATGGTGCCGCAGAAGTCGGGCAAGATAATTAATATTTGCTCGCTCTTCTCCTGGCTAGGAGGACAAGGATCGCCCGCCTATGCCGCCACCAAACATGCGATTGCCGGTTTAACCAAAGCGTATTGTGACGAGTTAGGCCAACACAATATTCAGGTCAACGGCATTGCGCCGGGTTATTACGCGACGCCGATTACGTTAAATACCCGCAGTAATCCCGAAACCAATCAACGCGTGCTGGATCATATTCCCGCTAATCGCTGGGGAAATACGCAGGATTTAATGGGCGCGATGGTCTATTTAGCCAGCCGCGCATCAGATTACGTTAACGGTCATTTGTTAGTCGTCGATGGCGGCTACCGCGTTCGATAA
- a CDS encoding FAD-binding oxidoreductase, whose protein sequence is MTLSREAIVEQLKEIAGPQQVITDEAELKRSSHDRFRKYADIHGVYTMPIPAAVVKLQNTQQVSEVLAFMNRHQINGVPRTGASATEGGLETAAPNSVVLDGSGMNKVIKIDIENMQVTAQCGVTLEVLENQLRAQGYTTGHSPQSKPLAQMGGLVATRSIGQFSTLYGAIEDMVVGLEAVFPNGDITRIKNVPRRAAGPDIRHVIIGNEGALCYITEVTVKMFKYQPENNRFYGYLLDSMKTGFAILREVMVDGYRPSIARLYDPEDANQHFSHFSKDKCVLIFMAEGTRGISEATGKGIEAIVAQHRECQPVDSKLIQNWFENLNWGPEKVQAERDFIMRTGNMGFTTEVSGNWSTINAIYENVLKRIRNEFPHAQDITMLGGHSSHSYINGTNMYFVYDYNVVDCRPEEEMAKYHVPLNGMIVEETLKLGGSMVHHHGIGKHRVQWAKQEHGSAWPILQALKTAFDPKGIMNKGTIFPQE, encoded by the coding sequence ATGACGCTTTCACGCGAAGCTATTGTTGAACAATTAAAAGAGATCGCCGGTCCGCAGCAGGTGATTACCGATGAAGCAGAATTAAAGCGCAGCAGCCACGATCGGTTCCGTAAATATGCCGATATTCACGGCGTGTATACCATGCCGATTCCGGCAGCGGTGGTGAAATTACAAAACACCCAGCAGGTTTCCGAAGTGCTGGCCTTTATGAATCGCCACCAGATTAACGGCGTGCCGCGTACCGGCGCATCGGCTACCGAAGGCGGGCTGGAAACTGCAGCGCCGAATTCAGTGGTGCTGGATGGTTCTGGCATGAATAAGGTTATTAAGATCGATATCGAGAACATGCAGGTTACCGCGCAGTGTGGCGTAACGCTGGAAGTGCTGGAAAATCAGCTGCGCGCGCAGGGGTACACCACCGGCCATTCACCGCAGTCGAAGCCTTTAGCGCAGATGGGCGGCTTGGTCGCCACGCGCAGTATTGGGCAATTCTCCACGCTGTATGGCGCCATCGAAGATATGGTGGTGGGCCTGGAAGCGGTGTTCCCGAACGGTGACATCACCCGCATCAAAAACGTTCCGCGTCGTGCGGCCGGTCCGGATATCCGCCATGTGATTATCGGCAACGAAGGTGCGCTCTGTTACATCACCGAAGTCACGGTGAAAATGTTTAAATATCAGCCAGAAAATAACCGTTTTTATGGCTATCTGCTTGATTCGATGAAAACCGGCTTCGCCATCCTGCGTGAAGTGATGGTTGATGGCTATCGCCCGTCGATTGCGCGTCTCTACGATCCTGAGGATGCCAATCAACACTTTAGTCACTTCTCGAAAGACAAATGCGTGCTGATTTTCATGGCGGAAGGGACGCGCGGGATCAGCGAAGCCACCGGGAAAGGCATTGAGGCGATTGTGGCGCAGCACCGCGAATGCCAGCCGGTTGACAGCAAGCTGATCCAAAACTGGTTCGAAAACCTCAATTGGGGACCGGAGAAAGTGCAGGCCGAGCGCGACTTTATTATGCGCACCGGCAACATGGGCTTCACCACCGAAGTGTCGGGCAACTGGTCCACCATTAATGCCATCTACGAAAACGTGCTGAAGCGCATTCGCAACGAATTCCCGCATGCGCAGGACATCACTATGCTTGGCGGGCACTCGTCGCACAGCTACATCAACGGCACCAACATGTATTTCGTCTATGACTACAACGTGGTGGATTGCCGCCCAGAAGAGGAGATGGCGAAATACCATGTTCCGCTTAATGGCATGATTGTGGAAGAGACGCTAAAACTGGGCGGTTCGATGGTGCATCACCACGGCATTGGTAAGCATCGCGTGCAGTGGGCGAAACAGGAGCACGGCAGCGCCTGGCCGATTTTGCAGGCGCTGAAGACCGCGTTTGATCCGAAGGGGATTATGAATAAAGGCACCATTTTCCCGCAGGAATAA
- the moeB gene encoding molybdopterin-synthase adenylyltransferase MoeB, with the protein MSVELSDDEMLRYNRQIVLRGFDFDGQEKLKASRVLVIGLGGLGCAAAPYLASAGVGHLTLLDFDTVSLSNLQRQILHSDAKIGMAKVASAQQQLDAINPHCQLEPIDAQLDDAQLSALIARHDAVVDCTDNVDTREQINRLCFQHKVPLISGAAIRMEGQLCVFTWQPGEPCYRCISRLFGDQVLSCVEAGVMAPLVGVVGAMQAMETLKVLTAFGQPASARLLMYDAMSAEFRSMKVEQDAHCEVCG; encoded by the coding sequence ATGAGCGTTGAGTTGAGCGATGACGAGATGCTGCGCTATAACCGCCAGATCGTACTGCGCGGTTTTGATTTTGATGGCCAGGAGAAACTGAAGGCATCACGCGTGTTGGTGATCGGTCTCGGCGGTCTCGGCTGTGCGGCTGCGCCTTATCTGGCATCAGCGGGCGTGGGACATCTCACCTTGCTCGATTTCGATACCGTTAGCCTGAGCAATCTGCAGCGTCAGATCCTGCACAGCGATGCAAAAATTGGCATGGCAAAAGTCGCCTCGGCGCAGCAGCAGTTAGACGCAATTAATCCGCATTGTCAGCTGGAGCCAATTGATGCTCAGCTGGACGACGCGCAGCTCAGCGCGTTAATTGCGCGTCACGACGCGGTGGTGGATTGCACCGATAACGTCGATACCCGCGAGCAGATCAATCGCCTGTGTTTTCAGCACAAGGTGCCGCTGATCTCCGGCGCGGCGATCCGCATGGAAGGCCAGCTCTGCGTCTTCACCTGGCAGCCCGGCGAACCCTGTTATCGCTGCATCAGCCGTTTGTTTGGCGATCAGGTGTTAAGTTGCGTCGAAGCGGGCGTGATGGCACCGCTGGTTGGCGTGGTTGGCGCGATGCAGGCGATGGAAACCTTAAAAGTGCTGACGGCTTTCGGTCAACCCGCTAGCGCGCGCTTACTGATGTACGACGCGATGAGCGCAGAATTCCGCAGCATGAAGGTGGAGCAGGACGCGCACTGCGAAGTGTGTGGGTAG
- the moeA gene encoding molybdopterin molybdotransferase MoeA codes for MEPFTAGLISLEDAQQKMLQQLTPISDSLNVSLFEAAGRITAKPILSPLDVPSFDNSAMDGYALRLADIAPDRVLPVAGKAFAGAPFNGEWPAGSVIRIMTGAPIPAGCDAVVMQEQTEQRDGGIVITAPVQAAQNIRRIGEDIQAGKQVLDAGVRLGAAELPLLASLGIAEVSVLRKLRVAIFSTGDELQAVGQPLAEGQIYDTNRFTVALMLNKLGCEVIDLGVIADDQAALRTAFTEADRQADVVISTGGVSVGEADFTRAMLEELGAITFWKLAIKPGKPFAFGRLANSWFCGLPGNPVSAAVTFYQLVQPLLATLTGQTTRIMPLRQRARATQRLKKSPGRLDFQRAIVSRGDDGVLEVRSTGAQGSHVFSSFALANCFVVLERDRGDVEPGEWVEIEAFNTLLEG; via the coding sequence ATGGAACCTTTTACCGCAGGATTAATCTCCCTCGAAGACGCGCAGCAAAAGATGCTGCAACAGCTGACGCCGATCAGCGATTCGCTCAACGTCTCGCTGTTTGAAGCCGCCGGACGTATCACCGCGAAACCGATTCTTTCACCGCTTGATGTGCCCTCGTTTGATAACTCGGCGATGGACGGCTATGCGCTGCGTCTGGCCGATATCGCGCCCGATCGCGTGTTGCCGGTGGCCGGTAAAGCCTTTGCTGGTGCGCCGTTTAACGGCGAATGGCCAGCGGGCAGCGTGATCCGCATCATGACCGGCGCGCCGATTCCCGCCGGTTGTGATGCCGTGGTGATGCAGGAACAAACGGAGCAGCGCGACGGCGGCATAGTGATTACCGCGCCGGTGCAGGCCGCGCAGAACATTCGTCGTATCGGCGAAGACATTCAGGCGGGCAAACAGGTGCTGGACGCCGGTGTGCGTCTCGGCGCGGCCGAATTGCCGCTGCTGGCGTCGCTGGGCATTGCTGAAGTGAGCGTGCTGCGCAAACTGCGCGTGGCAATTTTCTCCACCGGCGATGAGTTGCAAGCGGTCGGTCAGCCGCTGGCGGAAGGCCAGATTTACGACACCAACCGCTTTACCGTGGCGTTAATGCTCAACAAACTCGGCTGCGAAGTGATCGATCTTGGCGTCATTGCCGACGATCAGGCGGCGCTGCGTACCGCCTTTACCGAAGCCGATCGTCAGGCCGATGTGGTGATCAGCACCGGCGGCGTGTCGGTTGGCGAAGCCGACTTCACCCGTGCGATGCTGGAAGAGCTCGGCGCCATCACCTTCTGGAAACTGGCTATCAAACCCGGCAAACCTTTTGCCTTTGGGCGTCTGGCTAATAGCTGGTTCTGCGGTTTACCGGGCAATCCGGTTTCTGCGGCGGTCACTTTCTATCAATTAGTTCAGCCGCTGCTGGCCACCTTAACCGGCCAAACCACGCGCATTATGCCGCTGCGCCAACGCGCACGCGCCACCCAGCGTTTGAAGAAATCGCCGGGTCGTCTCGACTTCCAGCGTGCAATTGTTAGCCGTGGCGATGACGGCGTGCTGGAAGTGCGCAGCACCGGTGCACAAGGTTCGCATGTGTTCAGTTCGTTTGCGCTGGCCAACTGCTTTGTGGTGCTTGAGCGCGATCGCGGCGATGTCGAACCCGGCGAATGGGTGGAGATCGAAGCCTTTAATACGCTGCTGGAGGGCTAA
- a CDS encoding isoaspartyl peptidase/L-asparaginase family protein: protein MAKAVIAIHGGAGAITRAAMSVEKEQHYRQQLSAIVTAGQQILAAGGSALDAVTEAVRLLEECPLFNAGKGAVFTHQGTHELDASIMDGRTLDVGAVAGVSHIRNPILAARKVLENSPHVLFIGAGAEAFAAAQGLAPVEADFFSTPERWEQLQRALHSQQMVLDHDGEANSHSDDPLDPDRKFGTVGAVALDLQGNLAAATSTGGMTNKQAGRVGDSPLVGAGCYASNDTVAVSCTGTGEVFIRTLAAYDVAAQMHYAGRSLQQATANVIHDKVQELEGSGGLIAIDAAGNVALPFNSEGMYRGFAYVDGDVEVAIYRDS from the coding sequence ATGGCTAAAGCAGTTATCGCAATTCACGGCGGTGCGGGCGCGATTACGCGTGCGGCAATGAGCGTCGAAAAAGAGCAGCACTATCGTCAGCAACTCAGCGCAATCGTTACCGCAGGCCAGCAAATTCTGGCCGCCGGCGGCAGTGCGCTGGATGCCGTTACAGAAGCCGTGCGCCTGCTGGAAGAGTGTCCGCTGTTTAACGCAGGCAAGGGCGCGGTGTTCACCCATCAGGGCACGCATGAACTCGATGCCAGCATTATGGATGGCCGCACGCTGGACGTCGGCGCGGTCGCGGGCGTCAGCCACATTCGCAATCCGATTCTGGCGGCGCGTAAAGTGCTGGAAAACAGTCCGCACGTGCTGTTTATCGGTGCGGGCGCAGAAGCCTTTGCCGCAGCGCAGGGTTTAGCGCCGGTCGAGGCCGATTTCTTCTCCACGCCGGAGCGCTGGGAACAGCTGCAGCGCGCGCTGCACAGCCAGCAGATGGTGCTGGATCACGACGGTGAAGCAAACAGCCACAGCGACGATCCGCTGGACCCGGATCGCAAATTCGGCACCGTCGGTGCGGTGGCGCTCGATCTTCAGGGTAATCTGGCGGCCGCCACCTCAACCGGCGGCATGACCAACAAACAGGCCGGTCGCGTGGGCGATTCGCCGTTGGTCGGCGCGGGCTGCTACGCCAGCAACGACACCGTGGCGGTCTCCTGTACCGGCACCGGTGAGGTGTTTATCCGCACGCTCGCCGCCTATGACGTGGCGGCGCAGATGCATTACGCCGGACGCTCGCTGCAGCAGGCCACCGCCAACGTCATTCATGACAAAGTGCAGGAGCTGGAGGGCAGCGGCGGGCTGATTGCCATTGACGCCGCAGGCAATGTGGCGCTGCCGTTTAACAGCGAAGGCATGTATCGCGGATTCGCCTATGTGGATGGCGACGTTGAGGTAGCAATTTACCGCGACAGCTAA
- the gsiA gene encoding glutathione ABC transporter ATP-binding protein GsiA, with the protein MTDQKLQFAPEQVLAVRDLNVRFEHEGRITEAVRNLSLNLHRGETLALVGESGSGKSVTSLALMRLIQQAGGEVSGEIELRRRNGEVLDVMRASNGQMRNVRGADMAMIFQEPMTSLNPVFTVGEQIAESIRLHQGKSHQQALAEARRMLDLVRIPEAQNVLSRYPHQLSGGMRQRVMIAMALSCKPALLIADEPTTALDVTIQAQILQLIRVLQKEMQMGVIFITHDMGVVAEMADRVQVMYRGDVVERAPVQQLFAEPQQPYTRALLAAVPKLGAMHGQPLPAKFPLLHANGREEQAAPQDTVRHDRPPILQVRDLVTRFDIRGGLLNRVKRRVHAVEKVSFDLHAGETLALVGESGCGKSTTGRSLLRLVASQGGTITFDGQRIDALQGNALASLRRDIQFIFQDPYASLDPRLTVGFSIMEPLLVHKTLDRRQAEKRVAWLLERVGLLPEHAQRYPHEFSGGQRQRICIARALALNPKVVIADESVSALDVSIQAQIINLMLDLQREFGIAFLFISHDMAVVERISHRVAVMYLGQIVEMGPRQAVFEQPRHPYTKKLMAAVPVADPAHRHRERALMVDEIPSPIRPLGDEPEVAPLLEVAPGHFVARHAISGA; encoded by the coding sequence ATGACGGACCAAAAGCTGCAGTTTGCGCCGGAGCAGGTTCTGGCGGTGCGCGATCTTAACGTGCGCTTTGAGCATGAAGGGCGCATTACCGAAGCGGTACGCAACCTGTCGCTCAACCTGCATCGCGGTGAAACGTTGGCGCTGGTGGGCGAATCGGGCTCGGGAAAATCTGTCACCTCGTTGGCGCTGATGCGCTTGATTCAGCAGGCCGGTGGTGAAGTGAGCGGCGAAATCGAGCTGCGTCGTCGCAATGGCGAGGTGCTGGATGTGATGCGCGCGTCGAACGGTCAGATGCGCAACGTGCGCGGCGCCGATATGGCGATGATTTTTCAGGAGCCGATGACCTCGCTCAATCCGGTATTCACGGTTGGCGAGCAGATTGCGGAATCCATCCGTCTGCATCAGGGCAAAAGTCATCAGCAGGCGTTGGCGGAAGCACGGCGCATGCTCGATTTAGTGCGCATTCCCGAAGCGCAAAATGTGTTATCGCGCTATCCGCATCAACTCTCTGGCGGCATGCGCCAGCGTGTGATGATTGCCATGGCGCTGTCGTGCAAACCGGCGTTGCTGATTGCCGATGAACCCACCACCGCACTCGACGTCACCATTCAGGCGCAAATTCTGCAATTGATCCGCGTGCTGCAAAAAGAGATGCAGATGGGGGTGATTTTTATTACCCACGATATGGGCGTGGTGGCGGAGATGGCCGACCGCGTGCAGGTAATGTATCGCGGTGATGTGGTGGAACGCGCGCCGGTGCAGCAGCTGTTTGCTGAACCGCAGCAGCCGTATACCCGCGCGTTACTGGCAGCGGTGCCCAAACTGGGGGCGATGCACGGCCAGCCGCTACCGGCTAAATTTCCCTTATTGCATGCCAACGGACGCGAAGAGCAGGCCGCGCCGCAGGACACGGTGCGTCACGATCGACCGCCGATTTTGCAGGTGCGTGATTTGGTCACGCGCTTTGATATTCGCGGCGGCTTGCTCAATCGCGTCAAGCGTCGCGTGCACGCGGTGGAGAAAGTCAGTTTCGATCTCCATGCCGGTGAAACGCTGGCGCTGGTGGGGGAATCCGGCTGCGGAAAATCCACCACCGGACGTTCACTGCTGCGGCTGGTGGCCAGCCAGGGCGGCACCATCACCTTTGACGGCCAGCGCATCGATGCGCTGCAGGGCAATGCGCTGGCGTCACTGCGCCGCGATATCCAGTTTATTTTCCAGGATCCTTACGCCTCGCTTGATCCGCGTTTAACCGTCGGTTTCTCGATCATGGAACCGCTGCTGGTGCATAAAACGCTGGATCGCCGTCAGGCGGAGAAACGCGTTGCCTGGCTGCTGGAGCGCGTCGGTTTGCTACCGGAACATGCGCAGCGCTATCCGCACGAATTTTCCGGCGGCCAGCGCCAGCGTATCTGCATTGCGCGCGCGCTGGCGCTCAATCCCAAAGTGGTGATCGCCGATGAATCGGTGTCGGCGCTGGACGTGTCGATTCAGGCGCAGATCATCAACCTGATGCTCGATTTGCAGCGTGAATTTGGTATCGCCTTCTTATTTATCTCGCACGATATGGCGGTGGTGGAACGCATCAGCCATCGCGTGGCGGTGATGTATCTCGGACAGATTGTGGAGATGGGGCCGCGCCAGGCGGTATTTGAGCAGCCGCGCCATCCGTACACTAAAAAACTGATGGCCGCTGTGCCGGTGGCCGATCCGGCGCATCGGCATCGTGAGCGGGCGCTGATGGTGGATGAGATCCCCAGCCCGATTCGCCCGCTGGGCGATGAGCCGGAAGTGGCGCCTTTACTGGAAGTGGCACCGGGCCATTTTGTCGCCCGGCACGCAATTAGCGGCGCCTGA
- the gsiB gene encoding glutathione ABC transporter substrate-binding protein GsiB — translation MHHIMRKGVITAGLLSSALALPAWAAKDAVIAVASTFTTLDPYDANDTLSQAVAKSFYQGLFGFDKDMKLTNVLAESYQASSDGLTYTIKLRPGVKFQDGTDFNAEAVKVNLDRASNPDNHLKRYNLFKYIATTEVVDPSTIKITLKQPFSAFINNLAHPAAVMISPTALKKYGKDIGFHPVGTGPFAFDTWNQTDFVKVKKWDGYWKKGYPKLDSITWRPVVDNNTRAAMLQTGEASFAFPVPFEQAKLLEGNSKLDVVTTPSIMQRYISLNVTQKPFDNPKVREALEHAINRQALAKVAFAGYATPATGIVPPSIDFAQSYPAIKYDPAKARELLKEAGFPNGFETTLWSSHNHSTAQKVLQFTQQQLAQVGVKVKVTAMDAGQRAAEVESKGQKESGVRMFYTGWSASTGEADWALTPLFATTSWPPAIFNTAFYSNPQVDKDLADALKTTDRDQKAKLYKDAQDRIWNDHPWIPLVVEQLLSANNKNLSGFYVMPDTSFNFDEADLK, via the coding sequence ATGCACCATATTATGCGAAAAGGGGTTATCACTGCCGGTTTGTTGAGTTCGGCGCTGGCGCTGCCCGCGTGGGCGGCGAAAGATGCGGTGATTGCGGTGGCCTCGACCTTTACCACGCTCGATCCGTATGACGCGAACGATACGCTGTCGCAGGCGGTGGCGAAGTCCTTCTATCAGGGCTTGTTCGGCTTCGATAAAGACATGAAGCTGACCAACGTGCTGGCAGAAAGCTATCAGGCGAGCAGCGACGGTTTGACCTACACCATCAAGCTGCGCCCCGGCGTGAAATTCCAGGATGGCACCGACTTCAATGCCGAAGCGGTAAAAGTAAACCTCGATCGCGCCAGTAATCCGGATAACCATCTCAAACGCTATAACCTGTTCAAATATATCGCCACCACCGAAGTGGTCGATCCGAGCACGATCAAGATTACCCTGAAGCAGCCATTCTCGGCCTTCATCAACAACCTCGCGCATCCGGCGGCGGTGATGATTTCGCCGACTGCGCTGAAGAAATATGGCAAGGATATCGGCTTCCATCCGGTGGGAACCGGCCCGTTTGCCTTTGATACCTGGAACCAGACCGACTTCGTGAAAGTGAAGAAGTGGGATGGCTACTGGAAAAAAGGCTATCCGAAGCTGGATAGCATTACCTGGCGTCCGGTGGTGGATAACAACACCCGCGCGGCGATGCTGCAAACCGGCGAAGCGAGCTTTGCTTTCCCGGTGCCGTTCGAGCAGGCCAAACTGCTGGAAGGTAACAGCAAGCTCGATGTGGTCACCACGCCATCGATCATGCAGCGCTACATCAGCCTCAATGTGACGCAAAAGCCGTTTGATAACCCGAAAGTGCGTGAAGCGCTAGAGCACGCGATTAACCGTCAGGCGCTGGCGAAAGTCGCCTTTGCCGGTTACGCCACGCCAGCCACCGGCATCGTGCCGCCGAGCATCGACTTTGCGCAGAGCTATCCGGCGATCAAATACGATCCGGCCAAAGCGCGCGAACTGCTAAAGGAAGCGGGCTTCCCAAACGGTTTCGAAACCACCTTGTGGTCGTCGCATAACCACAGTACCGCGCAGAAAGTGCTGCAGTTCACCCAGCAGCAGCTGGCGCAGGTGGGCGTGAAGGTGAAAGTGACGGCGATGGATGCCGGTCAACGTGCGGCTGAAGTGGAGAGTAAAGGTCAGAAAGAGAGCGGTGTACGCATGTTCTACACCGGCTGGTCAGCCTCAACCGGTGAAGCCGACTGGGCGCTGACGCCGCTGTTCGCCACCACCTCATGGCCGCCAGCGATCTTCAACACCGCCTTCTACAGCAATCCGCAGGTGGATAAAGACCTTGCCGATGCGCTTAAAACCACCGATCGCGACCAGAAAGCTAAGCTGTACAAAGACGCGCAGGATCGCATCTGGAACGACCATCCGTGGATCCCGCTGGTGGTGGAACAACTGCTGTCAGCCAACAATAAAAACCTCAGCGGTTTTTATGTCATGCCCGATACCTCATTCAATTTTGATGAGGCCGATCTGAAGTAA
- the gsiC gene encoding glutathione ABC transporter permease GsiC, with product MLNYFLKRLLGLIPTLLIVAVLVFLFVHLLPGDPARLIAGPEADASVVALVRQDLGLDQPLIKQFWHFMINAVQGDFGHSLVSKRPVIDEIAARFFPTLWLTLSSMVWAVIFGMAIGITSAVWRNRWPDRIGMTLAVSGISFPAFALGMLLMQVFSVELGWLPTVGADSWKHYILPSITLGAAVAAVMARFTRASFVEVMQEDYMRTARAKGVRESLVVVKHGLRNAMIPVITMMGLQFGFLLGGSIVVEVVFNWPGLGRLLVDSVEMRDYPVIQAEVLLFSLEFILINLIVDVLYAAINPAIRYK from the coding sequence ATGCTCAACTATTTTCTCAAACGATTACTGGGACTGATTCCCACGCTGCTGATTGTGGCGGTGCTGGTGTTCCTGTTCGTCCATTTGCTGCCGGGCGATCCGGCGCGCCTGATTGCCGGCCCGGAAGCGGATGCCTCGGTGGTGGCGCTGGTGCGTCAGGATCTCGGTCTTGATCAGCCGCTGATCAAGCAGTTCTGGCACTTTATGATCAATGCGGTGCAGGGCGATTTCGGCCATTCGCTGGTCTCGAAACGTCCGGTGATTGACGAAATTGCCGCGCGCTTTTTCCCGACGCTGTGGCTGACACTGAGCAGCATGGTGTGGGCGGTGATTTTCGGTATGGCGATTGGCATCACCTCGGCGGTGTGGCGCAATCGCTGGCCCGATCGCATCGGCATGACGCTGGCGGTGTCGGGTATTTCTTTCCCGGCGTTTGCGCTTGGCATGCTGCTGATGCAGGTGTTTTCCGTCGAGCTTGGCTGGTTGCCGACCGTCGGCGCGGATAGCTGGAAACACTACATTTTGCCATCGATCACCTTGGGTGCAGCGGTGGCGGCGGTGATGGCGCGCTTCACCCGCGCGTCGTTTGTGGAGGTGATGCAGGAAGATTACATGCGCACCGCGCGCGCCAAAGGGGTACGCGAATCGCTGGTGGTGGTGAAACACGGCCTGCGTAACGCCATGATTCCCGTGATTACCATGATGGGCCTGCAGTTTGGTTTCCTGCTCGGCGGCTCGATTGTGGTGGAAGTGGTGTTCAACTGGCCAGGCTTAGGCCGCTTGCTGGTGGATTCAGTCGAGATGCGCGATTACCCGGTGATTCAGGCCGAAGTGCTGCTGTTCTCGCTGGAATTCATTCTGATTAACCTGATTGTTGACGTGCTGTACGCGGCAATCAACCCGGCCATTCGCTACAAGTAA
- the gsiD gene encoding glutathione ABC transporter permease GsiD: MKNWRRAAALKTMPTITENRVRTPWREFWRRFRRQHVALLAGLFVLLLIVVAFIAPLIAPFDAENYFDYDRLNEGPSLMHWFGVDSLGRDIFSRVLVGTRISLIAGFFSVAIGALIGTVLGLLAGYYEGWWDRITMRICDVLFAFPGILLAIAVVAIMGSGMSNVIVAVAIFSIPAFARLVRGNTLVLKHQTYIESARSIGASDWTIIMRHILPGTVSSIVVYFTMRIGTSIITAASLSFLGLGAQPPTPEWGAMLNEARADMVIAPHVAIFPSLAIFLTVLAFNLLGDGLRDALDPKLKT; the protein is encoded by the coding sequence TTGAAGAACTGGCGACGAGCCGCGGCATTGAAAACCATGCCGACTATCACGGAAAACCGGGTACGCACGCCGTGGCGCGAATTCTGGCGGCGCTTTCGCCGTCAGCATGTGGCGCTGCTGGCCGGATTGTTTGTGCTGCTGCTGATTGTGGTGGCGTTTATCGCGCCGCTGATTGCGCCTTTTGATGCGGAAAACTATTTCGATTACGACCGGCTGAACGAAGGGCCATCGCTGATGCACTGGTTTGGCGTTGATTCGCTGGGGCGCGATATCTTCAGCCGGGTGCTGGTCGGCACGCGCATTTCGCTGATTGCCGGTTTCTTCTCGGTGGCGATTGGCGCGCTGATCGGCACCGTGTTAGGTCTGCTGGCGGGCTATTACGAAGGCTGGTGGGATCGCATCACCATGCGCATCTGCGATGTATTGTTCGCGTTCCCCGGCATTTTGCTGGCGATTGCGGTGGTGGCAATTATGGGCAGCGGCATGAGCAACGTGATTGTTGCGGTGGCGATCTTCAGCATTCCGGCATTTGCCCGTTTGGTGCGCGGCAATACGCTGGTGCTGAAACATCAAACCTATATTGAATCGGCACGTAGCATTGGTGCGTCGGACTGGACCATTATCATGCGTCACATCCTGCCCGGCACGGTGTCGTCGATTGTGGTCTATTTCACTATGCGTATTGGTACGTCGATTATTACGGCGGCGAGTTTGTCCTTTCTCGGCCTCGGCGCGCAGCCACCCACGCCGGAGTGGGGCGCAATGCTCAATGAAGCGCGCGCCGATATGGTGATTGCGCCGCATGTCGCCATCTTCCCAAGCCTGGCGATTTTCCTCACCGTGCTGGCGTTTAACCTGCTGGGTGATGGTTTGCGTGATGCGCTGGATCCGAAATTGAAGACCTGA